The DNA window AGCTGGCGCGCGCCGCATCGGCCGAGGCGCAGGTGGCGCTGCAGCAGGGCGTCTACGCCGCGCTGCTCGGCCCGACCTACGAGACGCCGGCGGAGATCAGGATGCTCCGGGTGCTGGGCGCCGACGCGGTGGGCATGAGCACCGTCCCCGAGATCATCGCGCTCCGCCACATGGGCGTCCCCGCGGCGGCGATCTCGTGCGTGACCAACCTCGCCGCCGGGCTCACCCCCGCGGAGCTGAACCACGCCGAGGTGGAAGAGACGGCGCGCCAGTCCCGGGCGCGGTTCGTCAAGCTGCTCTCGACCTGGGTCCGACAGGTGGGCGCCGCGTCGATGGACTGGAGCGTCAAGACATGAGCGAACCGGAGAGCCCACCGATCGACTGGCGTGCGCTGGAGGAAGCTGCGCTCACCGTGCGGACGCGGGCCCACGCGCCGTACTCTGGCTACCACGTCGGCGCTGCGATCCTCGTGCGCTCCGGGCGCGTCTTCTCGGGATGCAATGTCGAGAACGCCACCTTCGGCCTGACGATCTGCGCGGAGCGATCCGCACTGGTCCAGATGGTCGCGGCCGGTGAGCGCGATCCCGTCGCCGTGGTCGTCGCGACGCGCGGGCCGAGCGCAGCCGCTCCGTGCGGGATGTGCCGTCAGTCCCTCGCCGAGTTCGCGCTGGATCTCCCCATCCGCCTGATCGTCGCGCCGCCCCCTGGCGAAGCCGCGCAGGCCCCCAAGCTCACCTCACTGGCCGAGCTGCTCCCGGACGCTTTCCGGGGCGACGCGCTCTCACGGTAGGAAGACGCGACCAGGGCCCGCCGCGCCGCAAGGACGCACCGCGGGCCCTGTTCCCCCCACCCCGCGACGTCACTCGATGGGACGCGCCTCGGCTTCCTGGATCTGCTCCATCGCCGCCGCGAGCGCCTGCCGCGCGCGCTCCAGGGACGCCCTGTCGTCGCCCCACTTGATGCGCGCCTTCTCCAGCCGCCTGCGCTCGATCGCGAGCTCGCTGGCTTGCTGCTCGGTCTGCGCCTGGAGCGCCGTGCGCTCCTCGGTCCGCGTCGCGAGCTGCTCCCTGAGCTCCCTGCCCTGCTCCTCGCTGCGCTCGAGCTGACCCCGGGTGTGTTCGAGCTGAAGGGTACGCTCGTCGAGCGCCCCCTGCAGCCGATCCCGCTCCTCGGTGCGCTGCGTGAGATCCGCCGTGCGCACGGAGAGTTCGTCGCTGGTGGAGCGCAGCGTCGCCTCCAGCGTCTCCCGGGCCGACGCCCAGGCGGCCTCGCGCTGTCCGAGTTCGGCCTCGCTCGTGGCGCGCAGATCCGCGAGTTCCTGAGCCGCGCGCGCTTCCGCCTGCTGCAACCGATCGGCAGCCTGGGCTTCCACCTCCGCGAGCTTCGCCGCGTGGCCGTCTTCGAGGGCCCTCGTCGCGCGCTCCCGCTCTTCCCCGAGCTCGCGCTCACGCGCCGCATGCGCGCTCCGCTCCGCCTGGAGCGCACGCCCATGCTCGGCCCGGAGGGAGTCGAGTTCCGCGAGGTGCTCGGCCCGCAGCTCGTCGAGCTCCGCCTGATGCTCCGAGATCCGCGACGCCACCGACTCGGCGTGCTCTCCTCGCAGCCGGTCCAGCGCCGCCGCGTGCTCTCCTTCGAGCCGCGCGACCGTCGCTCCGTGCTCCTGCCGCTGCGCTTCCAGAGCGTTCGCGTGCTCGGTGCGGAGCGTATCCACCGTGAGCACCTGCTCGCTGCGGAGCTGCTCGATCTCTCCCGCATGCTCCCGGCGAAGACCGTCGAGTGCCGCAACGCTCTCGCTGCGAAGCCCTTCGAACGCCGTGGCATGCTCGCTCCGGAGGGCATCCAGCGCCGCGCCATGCTCGCTCCGGAGTGCCTCCAGCCCTGCAGCATGCTCGCCGCGAAGCCGCTCGGTCTCACCCGCATGCTCACGACGGAGGCCGTCGATCTCGCCAGCATGCTCGCCGCGAAGCCGCTCGACCTCACCCGTGTGCTCGCCGCGAAGCCGCTCGGTCTCACCCGCGTGCTCACGACGAAGACCATCGATCTCGCCAGCATGCTCGCCGCGGAGCCGCTCGATCTCGCCGGCATGTTCGCCGCGAAGCCCCTCCACCGCCGTGGCATGTTCTCCGCGGAGCTTCGCGAGATCCCCCGCGTGCTCTTCCCGGAGCGCTTCCACGGTGGCACCGTGCGCCGCCTTCTCCTGCTGGATCTGGCCCGCGTGCTCGGCGCTCAGCCGTTCGAGTTCCGCGCGATGGGCCTGGCTCGCCTCTTCCCGAGCTACTGCGGCGACCTGACGCTCCGTACCGACCGCCGCCTCGACCTCACGCCGCGCAGCCTCCTCGGCCGCAGCGAGTGCCTTCGACTGATCCTCTTGCGCGTCCCGCAGCGCTTGCGTGTGCGCTTGCTCGGCGTCCACCATCGCCTGGCGCGCCGCGGACAGCTCCCCGTCCCGCGCGGTGAGCTGCCCTTGCAGCTTCTCCCCTCGGGCCTTGAAGTCGTCGGCGCGCTTTGCGGCGAGTTCCTTGTCTGCTCGGAGTGCCCCGACCAGCGCGTCCAGCTCCTCGCGCGCACGCTCCAGTTCGAGGATGCGGTCGACCTGGTCCGCCTTCTCGCGCTCCAGCGCGAGCGACTGATCCCGGGCATCCAGCAGCTCCTTTTCCTTGCGCGACATCTGATCGCGCAGGCCGAGGATCTCCTTGTCCTTCTTGTTCAGCGCCTCGCGCAGATCGAGGAACTCACGGCTGGACGTGGCGCCCGGCTTCGCCGCACCGGCGGCCAGACGCGCCTTCAGCTCATCCACCTCGCGCCGGAGCCGGGACGACTCACCGCCCGCCTCACTGGCACGCGACAGCTCGCCTTCCAGACGCAGCGCGCTCGCCTGAGACGAAGCGACCTCTTTGCTCAGCCGGACGACATCCGCCTTGGATCGGTCCAGCTCACCGCGGAGCCGCTCGATCTCCACCAGCTCGACGCTCGGGCGCGGCGCTCCGCTCGGCTCTGATGAAGCCACTGACGGCGCGCCGGGCGACGACCCTGCAGCCGGCGGGGCGGCCGAGGGAGCGGCATTGCCGATCGGGGTCGCGGAAGGACGCTCGTCCTCGTCGGTCATGATCCGCTCGAACGCACCACCGATGAACTCGTCCAGCTCATCGCCTTGCATCGAGCGGAGCGGTGGCCGTCCATCGGATCCAGACGGCGGACCGCTGATGCTCCTCGGCCCACTTCCCGAGGGCGCGGACGACACCGGCGGTGGTGCCGACGCCACCACAGGCGGAGGCGGAGGCGCCACCACAGGCGGAGGCGGAGGCGCAGACACCGGCGGAGGCGCAGACACGGGCGGAGGCGGAGGCGCAGACACCGGCGGAGGCGGCGGCACGGGCGCCGACGTCGGCGAGGACTTCGGTGCGATCGGCGCCGACGCCACCGACGCCACACCATGCTCATCGAACTGGAGCTTGGTGATCATCGTCGGCTCGGCGCTGTCCTCTTCGTCGTCCTCGTCGGGCTCGAGCATGTCGGCTTCGAGCATCTCCGCCTCGTCGATCATGATCGGCTCGGCCTCGTCTTCCGACGCGCCGAGCGGGACCAGTGCGCGGATGTGCTCCAGCAGCTCACCGAACGCGATCGGCTTGCGCACGTAGTCGTCCGCGCGTGTCCGGAGCTTCCGGTGCTGCTCGAACGTCTCTTCGCTCGACTCACTCGACATGATGAGGAGCGGAATGTCCTTCAGCTGAGGGTCTTTCTTCAGCTTGTTGCATACCGAGAAGCCGTTCATGCGCGGCAGCTCGATCGACAGCAGGATGAGGTCCGGACGCTCCGTGGAGGCAGCTTGCAGGCCGACGTTGCCATCGTCGACGACCTGAACGCTGCAACCGAGGCGTCCGAGCTCCGTGCGGAGCTCTCCCGCGAAGGCGGGATCGCTCTCAAAAACGAGGACCTTGGTCATGTTTTGCAGGGCGCGCGGCGCAGGCTCACGGCGAGGAACGCTCAAGATATCGGCCTGGTTCCGCGAGTGTCAAACGAGACCGCCACCGAACGCGCCGCCACCAGACCGGAAACGAGGCACGACGCGACCCGACGTCGGCAGGCGCACCGCGTCGTGAG is part of the Chondromyces crocatus genome and encodes:
- a CDS encoding cytidine deaminase, with amino-acid sequence MSEPESPPIDWRALEEAALTVRTRAHAPYSGYHVGAAILVRSGRVFSGCNVENATFGLTICAERSALVQMVAAGERDPVAVVVATRGPSAAAPCGMCRQSLAEFALDLPIRLIVAPPPGEAAQAPKLTSLAELLPDAFRGDALSR
- a CDS encoding response regulator produces the protein MSVPRREPAPRALQNMTKVLVFESDPAFAGELRTELGRLGCSVQVVDDGNVGLQAASTERPDLILLSIELPRMNGFSVCNKLKKDPQLKDIPLLIMSSESSEETFEQHRKLRTRADDYVRKPIAFGELLEHIRALVPLGASEDEAEPIMIDEAEMLEADMLEPDEDDEEDSAEPTMITKLQFDEHGVASVASAPIAPKSSPTSAPVPPPPPVSAPPPPPVSAPPPVSAPPPPPVVAPPPPPVVASAPPPVSSAPSGSGPRSISGPPSGSDGRPPLRSMQGDELDEFIGGAFERIMTDEDERPSATPIGNAAPSAAPPAAGSSPGAPSVASSEPSGAPRPSVELVEIERLRGELDRSKADVVRLSKEVASSQASALRLEGELSRASEAGGESSRLRREVDELKARLAAGAAKPGATSSREFLDLREALNKKDKEILGLRDQMSRKEKELLDARDQSLALEREKADQVDRILELERAREELDALVGALRADKELAAKRADDFKARGEKLQGQLTARDGELSAARQAMVDAEQAHTQALRDAQEDQSKALAAAEEAARREVEAAVGTERQVAAVAREEASQAHRAELERLSAEHAGQIQQEKAAHGATVEALREEHAGDLAKLRGEHATAVEGLRGEHAGEIERLRGEHAGEIDGLRREHAGETERLRGEHTGEVERLRGEHAGEIDGLRREHAGETERLRGEHAAGLEALRSEHGAALDALRSEHATAFEGLRSESVAALDGLRREHAGEIEQLRSEQVLTVDTLRTEHANALEAQRQEHGATVARLEGEHAAALDRLRGEHAESVASRISEHQAELDELRAEHLAELDSLRAEHGRALQAERSAHAARERELGEERERATRALEDGHAAKLAEVEAQAADRLQQAEARAAQELADLRATSEAELGQREAAWASARETLEATLRSTSDELSVRTADLTQRTEERDRLQGALDERTLQLEHTRGQLERSEEQGRELREQLATRTEERTALQAQTEQQASELAIERRRLEKARIKWGDDRASLERARQALAAAMEQIQEAEARPIE